The following proteins are encoded in a genomic region of Poecilia reticulata strain Guanapo linkage group LG11, Guppy_female_1.0+MT, whole genome shotgun sequence:
- the mylipa gene encoding E3 ubiquitin-protein ligase MYLIP-A encodes MLCHVTRPDSVVMEVEVDAKANGEDCLNKVCRKLGIIEVDYFGLQFTGSKGENLWLNLRNRICQQMDNVTPCRLRLRVKFFVEPHLILQEQTRHLFFMHVKEDLHNGHLRMCSEQAEELSALLAQAEFGDYNQNTAQYWYSDLCGEEPDTATNNSIISRHKALEGLSQASVEYQALQLISALEHYGVEWHWARDANGQRMAIGVGPEGIAICKEDFSLVNRVSYPIIQIATQSGKSVYLTVTKDTNDSVVLLFKLISNRAASGLYRAITETHAFYRCDTVTNAVMMQYSRDFKGHLASLFLNENINVGKKYVFDIRRTSKEVYDHARRALYNAGVADLVSRSESGERSSPSLSPSRDGQRDKGLDCSSCEQSRALQERLQKLKEALLCMLCCEEEIDAAFCPCGHMVCCQNCANQLQLCPVCRSDVEHVQHVYLPTCTSLLSLTLNDNHQHRSSIPTPIHRDTDSPHSCSTTEYEHKLYHT; translated from the exons ATGCTCTGCCACGTTACTCGTCCGGACTCGGTGGTGATGGAAGTGGAAGTTGACGCGAAGGCGAACGGAGAAGACTGTCTTAATAAG GTTTGCAGAAAGTTGGGCATAATTGAAGTGGATTACTTTGGGCTGCAGTTTACCGGCAGCAAAGGAGAGAATTTGTGGCTGAATCTGAGGAACCGCATCTGCCAGCAGATGGATAACGTGACACCCTGTCGGCTGAGGCTGCGAGTCAAGTTTTTTGTGGAGCCCCATCTCATCCTACAGGAACAGACAAG ACATCTATTCTTCATGCACGTGAAGGAAGACCTCCACAACGGACACCTTCGCATGTGCTCCGAGCAGGCAGAGGAGCTAAGCGCTCTGCTGGCGCAAGCAGAGTTTGGGGACTACAACCAAAACACGGCCCAGTACTGGTATTCAGACCTGTGTGGAGAGGAGCCCGACACCGCCACCAACAACAG CATCATCTCCAGACACAAAGCTTTGGAGGGTTTAAGCCAGGCCTCAGTGGAGTACCAGGCCTTGCAGCTCATTTCTGCTCTGGAGCATTACGGCGTGGAGTGGCACTGGGCGCGTGACGCAAACGGTCAGCGGATGGCTATCGGAGTGGGGCCAGAAGGGATCGCCATCTGTAAGGAGGATTTCAGCTTAGTTAACAG AGTAAGCTACCCCATCATCCAGATCGCCACTCAGTCGGGGAAAAGTGTCTACTTGACCGTAACGAAGGACACGAATGACAGCGTGGTTCTTTTATTCAAACTGATCAGTAACCGGGCAGCGAGCGGTCTGTACCGAGCCATCACAGAGACGCATGCCTTCTACAG gtgTGATACAGTTACCAACGCCGTGATGATGCAGTACAGCAGAGACTTTAAGGGTCACTTGGCTTCCCTATTCCTCAACGAAAACATCAACGTGGGCAAGAAGTACGTCTTCGACATCAGACGGACCTCCAAGGAAGTGTACGACCACGCTCGCCGTGCTCTGTACAACGCCGGCGTTGCGGACTTGGTGTCTCGCTCCGAGAGCGGCGAGcgctcctctccctctctctccccaaGCCGGGATGGCCAGCGGGACAAGGGACTGGACTGCAGCAGTTGCGAGCAGAGCCGGGCACTGCAGGAGCGGCTGCAGAAACTCAAAGAAGCTCTGCTGTGCATGTTGTGCTGCGAGGAGGAGATTGACGCAGCGTTCTGCCCCTGCGGTCACATGGTGTGCTGCCAGAACTGCGCAAATCAGCTGCAG CTGTGTCCCGTGTGCCGGTCAGATGTGGAGCACGTGCAGCACGTCTACCTGCCCACCTGCACCAGCCTCCTCAGCCTGACGCTGAATGACAACCACCAGCACCGCAGCAGCATTCCCACTCCCATCCACAGAGACACAGACTCCCCTCACAGCTGCTCCACCACGGAGTACGAACACAAGCTCTACCATACGTAA